One window of the Nocardia huaxiensis genome contains the following:
- a CDS encoding sugar ABC transporter permease: MSSSKTTAPGGPEAEGAKAVPPPAPSRPPEAIADFGIDTTTMSTREALREYATRLRSGEIGSLPALLGLVVLVVLFSSMSDVFFSLNNIANLLAQGAGQTVIAIGIVYVLLIGEIDLSAGTASGVAAAVLALHFVENGNLLSGMGSTVFFIFNGLMVLAAILAALLRIWPGVALSLLGVAVTLIGFEANPWVEMLLAVCVGAAIGCITGFLVAKVGMPSFVVTLALFLTWQGVILQLIGEGGVLGINSSHVLDQVANGNLSTLGSWLLCAVAAGGYAAVTLGGHLRRRRRGLVTAPTPLVVAKVSALVGFAVVVTALLTVNRSPSKLIVISGIPYVVPIVLALLVAGSYVLNHTTYGRHIYAVGGNTEAARRAGINVTQLRASVFVISSSCAAIGAIIYSSKVGSVDPQAGGLNTLLFAVGAAVIGGTSLFGGKGRVADAVIGGAVLAVVSNGLGLLEQPAAVVSVVTGQVLLLAATVDALSRRRAAAAAR, translated from the coding sequence ATGAGCAGTTCGAAGACCACCGCACCCGGCGGCCCGGAAGCGGAAGGCGCGAAAGCCGTTCCGCCTCCGGCGCCGTCGCGCCCACCCGAGGCGATCGCCGATTTCGGCATCGACACCACCACCATGTCCACCCGGGAAGCCTTGCGCGAGTACGCCACTCGATTGCGCTCGGGCGAGATCGGTTCGCTGCCGGCCCTGCTCGGGCTGGTCGTGCTGGTGGTTCTGTTCTCGAGCATGTCGGATGTGTTCTTCTCCCTGAACAACATCGCGAACCTGCTCGCCCAGGGCGCGGGGCAGACCGTCATCGCCATCGGCATCGTCTATGTGCTGCTGATCGGTGAGATCGACCTGTCGGCGGGCACCGCCTCCGGAGTGGCCGCCGCGGTGCTCGCCCTGCATTTCGTGGAGAACGGAAACCTGCTGTCCGGCATGGGATCCACGGTGTTCTTCATCTTCAACGGGCTGATGGTGCTGGCGGCGATCCTGGCCGCGCTGCTGCGCATCTGGCCCGGAGTGGCGCTGTCGCTGCTGGGCGTCGCGGTGACCCTGATCGGTTTCGAAGCCAATCCGTGGGTGGAGATGCTGCTGGCCGTGTGCGTGGGCGCGGCCATCGGCTGCATCACCGGGTTCCTGGTCGCCAAGGTCGGAATGCCGTCCTTCGTGGTGACTTTGGCATTGTTCCTGACCTGGCAGGGGGTGATCCTGCAGCTCATCGGCGAGGGCGGCGTGCTCGGCATCAATTCGTCGCATGTGCTCGATCAGGTGGCCAACGGCAATCTGTCCACCCTGGGCAGCTGGCTGCTGTGCGCGGTGGCGGCGGGTGGATACGCGGCGGTCACGCTGGGCGGGCATCTGCGGCGCCGGCGGCGCGGATTGGTCACCGCGCCCACGCCGCTGGTGGTTGCGAAGGTGTCGGCGCTGGTGGGTTTCGCGGTCGTGGTCACCGCGCTGCTCACCGTCAATCGCTCGCCGAGCAAGCTGATCGTGATCTCCGGCATCCCGTATGTGGTGCCGATCGTGCTGGCACTGCTGGTGGCGGGCTCCTACGTGCTCAACCACACCACCTACGGGCGGCACATCTACGCGGTCGGTGGGAACACCGAGGCGGCGCGCCGGGCGGGCATCAATGTGACCCAGTTGCGCGCAAGCGTTTTCGTCATCTCGTCGTCGTGTGCGGCGATCGGCGCGATCATCTACTCGTCGAAGGTCGGTTCGGTCGATCCGCAGGCGGGTGGGCTCAATACCCTGCTGTTCGCGGTCGGCGCGGCGGTGATCGGCGGCACCTCGCTGTTCGGCGGGAAGGGTCGGGTGGCCGACGCGGTGATCGGCGGCGCGGTGCTGGCCGTGGTGTCCAATGGGCTCGGGCTGCTGGAGCAGCCTGCCGCGGTGGTCTCGGTCGTCACCGGTCAGGTGTTGCTGCTGGCGGCCACGGTGGACGCACTGTCCCGGCGGCGGGCCGCGGCGGCGGCGCGATGA
- a CDS encoding ROK family transcriptional regulator, whose product MTVARPDEVRRFNRSSLLRLLHTGGPATRAALATELGLNRSTIKMLVDGLAETGLVEEKVPRLARGAGRPSLLVLPQPLAAVVLAVDVQVERAGIALVGFGGQILGRNSWNLHGRQRNPHEVITHVAESASLLAADLGVSPVAAGISVPGVVRRSDGHVHTAANLEWDEVALGSRMGAVLDLPVVVGNDAEFGALAELVRGSGRGASDAVFVSADVGVGGGLIAQGALLRGSAGYLGEIGHMTVHPGGRTCHCGNIGCWETEVGEAALCRALGLPEHGPRGTIVAELRALQGDYGTLLDDYLDWLTLGLVNVVNILGPELVVLGDLFTALPETAITRVADQVRSRSMVSRAMGGIRIEKSSLGTDLKLLGAAEAAFEGILPIL is encoded by the coding sequence ATGACCGTCGCCCGACCGGACGAGGTGCGCCGCTTCAACCGGTCCAGCCTCCTGCGCCTGCTGCACACCGGTGGTCCCGCCACCCGTGCGGCCCTGGCCACCGAGCTCGGGCTCAACCGGTCCACCATCAAAATGCTGGTCGACGGGCTCGCCGAAACCGGTCTGGTGGAGGAGAAGGTGCCGCGCCTGGCGCGCGGGGCGGGCCGCCCATCGCTGCTGGTGCTGCCGCAACCGCTGGCGGCGGTGGTGCTGGCGGTGGACGTGCAGGTGGAGCGGGCCGGTATCGCCCTGGTCGGATTCGGCGGCCAGATCCTGGGCCGCAACAGCTGGAATCTGCATGGGCGGCAACGGAATCCGCACGAGGTGATCACGCATGTGGCCGAATCGGCGTCCCTGCTGGCGGCGGATCTGGGGGTGAGCCCGGTGGCGGCCGGTATTTCCGTCCCCGGCGTCGTGCGCCGCTCCGACGGGCATGTGCACACCGCCGCGAACCTGGAATGGGACGAGGTGGCGCTCGGCTCCCGCATGGGCGCGGTGCTGGACCTACCGGTCGTGGTCGGCAACGATGCCGAATTCGGCGCTCTCGCAGAACTTGTGCGCGGTTCCGGGCGCGGCGCATCCGACGCGGTCTTCGTCTCCGCCGACGTCGGCGTGGGCGGCGGCCTCATCGCCCAGGGCGCGCTGCTGCGCGGCTCCGCCGGCTACCTCGGCGAAATCGGCCACATGACAGTGCATCCGGGCGGGCGCACCTGCCACTGCGGCAATATCGGCTGCTGGGAAACCGAGGTAGGCGAGGCTGCCCTCTGTCGCGCCCTCGGCCTGCCCGAACACGGCCCGCGCGGCACCATCGTCGCGGAATTACGTGCACTCCAAGGCGATTACGGCACACTGCTCGACGACTACCTGGACTGGCTCACCCTCGGCCTGGTGAACGTGGTCAATATCCTCGGCCCCGAACTGGTGGTCCTGGGCGACCTGTTCACCGCCCTCCCCGAAACCGCCATCACCCGCGTCGCCGACCAGGTCCGCAGCCGCAGCATGGTCAGCCGCGCCATGGGTGGCATCCGCATCGAGAAATCCAGCCTCGGAACAGATCTGAAACTCCTCGGCGCCGCAGAAGCAGCTTTCGAGGGCATCCTCCCCATCCTCTGA
- a CDS encoding DUF3046 domain-containing protein encodes MRLTEFQELLHTEFGTARGDALLTDHVIPSMGRTGAQAIESGVDPRDVWRALCAEFDVPKARW; translated from the coding sequence GTGCGGTTGACGGAATTCCAGGAGCTGTTGCATACCGAATTCGGTACGGCGCGCGGGGATGCGTTGCTGACCGACCATGTGATCCCGTCCATGGGGCGGACCGGGGCGCAGGCCATCGAGAGCGGGGTGGACCCGCGCGATGTGTGGCGGGCGCTGTGCGCCGAATTCGATGTCCCCAAGGCGCGGTGGTGA
- a CDS encoding aminoglycoside 3'-phosphotransferase: MSAALPPGVAELFGPAPVYSQDHEGQSGGVVKVGGAYWMKRGPVARAEYERFEWLAAQGVTVPKVVAFEADTLVLADAGVPSLATAAAPGRTMGETLRRLHDLPIALCPFDGRLDAMLAQAGGLVRDGEVDVDDFDDDNLGQTAEQVLERLHAERPAVEDLVVAHGDYTPSNVLNGGLLIDVGRLGVADRYRDVALAVRDLDDDFGPDEVRAFLAAYGLPEPDETRLRYYRLLDELF, translated from the coding sequence GTGAGCGCTGCGCTACCGCCCGGCGTCGCCGAGTTGTTCGGTCCCGCGCCGGTGTACTCGCAGGACCATGAGGGCCAGAGCGGCGGTGTGGTCAAGGTCGGCGGAGCCTATTGGATGAAGCGCGGTCCCGTCGCTCGCGCCGAATACGAACGCTTCGAGTGGCTGGCCGCGCAGGGTGTGACCGTGCCGAAAGTCGTTGCGTTCGAAGCGGATACGCTGGTGCTGGCCGATGCCGGGGTGCCGAGTCTGGCCACCGCCGCCGCGCCCGGCAGGACGATGGGGGAGACCCTGCGCCGCCTGCACGACCTGCCGATCGCATTGTGCCCCTTCGACGGTCGCCTCGATGCCATGCTTGCGCAGGCGGGCGGTCTGGTCCGCGACGGTGAGGTCGATGTCGACGACTTCGACGACGACAATCTGGGCCAGACCGCCGAACAGGTGCTCGAGCGCCTGCACGCCGAACGCCCGGCCGTCGAGGATCTCGTTGTGGCGCACGGGGATTACACGCCGTCCAATGTGCTCAACGGCGGGCTGCTCATCGATGTCGGACGCCTGGGTGTGGCCGACCGATACCGCGATGTCGCCTTGGCCGTACGAGATCTCGATGACGACTTCGGGCCGGATGAGGTGCGGGCATTCCTGGCCGCCTACGGGCTGCCCGAGCCGGATGAGACCCGCCTGCGCTACTACCGTCTGCTCGACGAGCTGTTCTGA
- a CDS encoding CGNR zinc finger domain-containing protein — protein sequence MPDPRPHVGEPLALDLLNTRWNSADGPVDLLTDVAGLRQWLADNELTDRSPADEPTLHALIEAREAILRAIRKESIDDLNRVLDAGRLRRTLTTAGPADEVEVPERTRLAGWLAADNLLELLGEAPDRIKQCAHPQCVLWFYDTSKNGARRWHSMATCGNRAKATRHYAKKTAEV from the coding sequence ATGCCCGATCCGCGTCCCCACGTCGGCGAACCGCTCGCGCTGGACCTGCTCAATACCCGCTGGAACAGCGCGGACGGTCCCGTGGACCTGCTCACGGATGTCGCCGGTCTGCGGCAGTGGCTCGCCGACAACGAGCTCACCGACCGCAGCCCGGCCGACGAGCCGACACTGCACGCGCTCATCGAGGCGCGAGAGGCGATTCTGCGGGCCATCCGCAAGGAGTCGATCGACGATCTCAATCGAGTGCTGGATGCCGGGCGGCTGCGGCGCACACTCACCACCGCCGGTCCGGCCGACGAGGTGGAGGTGCCGGAGCGGACGCGACTAGCGGGCTGGCTGGCCGCCGACAATCTGCTGGAGCTGCTGGGCGAAGCGCCGGACCGGATCAAACAGTGTGCGCACCCGCAGTGCGTGCTGTGGTTCTACGACACCTCGAAAAACGGTGCGCGCCGGTGGCATTCGATGGCGACCTGCGGCAACCGCGCCAAGGCCACCCGGCATTACGCGAAGAAGACAGCCGAGGTCTGA
- a CDS encoding glycosyltransferase: MRVAVVAGPDPGHAFPAIALCLRFLAAGDEPVLFTSPRWFDAAMAAGIGVRRLKGLAPRAEDDDEDAGARIHQRAAHISTEILPDLSAMLPELVVSDVLTAGGGMAAERLSVPWVELSPHPLYLPSKGLPPIGSGLAAGEGVRGRARDSMLRTLSARAIRRGETQREEARASIGLPPEDPGPAARLIATLPALEVPRPDWPENAHLIGPLLWEPTDHILDLPPGDAPLVVVAPSTAQTGVTNMADAVLEALADSGVRVAISMLDTPPADLPPWATAGLGRQDELLRHAALVIGGGGHGLLAKSLLAGVPIITVPGGGDQWELANRAARQGSSLLIRPLTPEAIRDSVHRMLTEPAFTDAARRAAAGVTLASDPIEVCHQVLSGAHSN, encoded by the coding sequence GTGCGAGTAGCGGTGGTGGCCGGACCGGATCCGGGACATGCCTTTCCGGCGATCGCGTTGTGCCTGCGGTTTCTGGCGGCGGGTGATGAGCCGGTGCTGTTCACCAGCCCGCGCTGGTTCGACGCGGCCATGGCGGCGGGGATCGGGGTGCGGCGGCTGAAAGGGTTGGCGCCGCGCGCGGAGGATGACGATGAGGATGCCGGTGCGCGGATTCATCAACGGGCGGCGCATATTTCGACCGAGATCCTGCCCGATCTCAGTGCCATGCTGCCGGAGTTGGTGGTCTCGGATGTGTTGACCGCCGGGGGCGGTATGGCGGCCGAACGGCTCAGCGTGCCGTGGGTGGAGTTGTCGCCGCATCCGCTGTATCTGCCGTCGAAGGGTTTGCCGCCCATCGGGAGCGGGCTCGCCGCCGGTGAGGGTGTGCGCGGCCGGGCTCGGGATTCCATGCTGCGCACCCTGTCCGCGCGCGCCATCCGCCGGGGGGAGACCCAGCGTGAGGAGGCCCGCGCGAGTATCGGTCTGCCGCCGGAGGATCCGGGCCCCGCGGCGCGGCTGATCGCGACTCTGCCCGCGCTCGAGGTGCCGCGCCCGGACTGGCCGGAGAACGCGCATCTGATCGGCCCGCTGCTGTGGGAGCCCACCGATCACATTCTGGATCTGCCGCCGGGTGATGCCCCGCTGGTCGTGGTGGCTCCCTCCACCGCGCAGACCGGGGTGACGAACATGGCCGACGCGGTCCTCGAAGCGCTCGCGGATTCCGGTGTGCGCGTGGCGATCTCCATGCTCGACACCCCGCCCGCCGACCTTCCGCCCTGGGCCACCGCCGGTTTGGGGCGCCAGGACGAGCTGCTGCGGCACGCCGCGCTGGTGATCGGCGGCGGCGGTCACGGGCTGCTGGCCAAATCGCTGCTCGCGGGCGTCCCCATCATCACCGTGCCGGGTGGCGGCGATCAGTGGGAGCTGGCCAATCGCGCTGCCCGCCAAGGCAGTTCGCTGCTGATCCGGCCCCTCACCCCGGAGGCGATCCGCGATTCGGTCCACCGCATGCTCACCGAGCCCGCCTTCACCGACGCCGCACGACGCGCCGCCGCGGGCGTCACCTTGGCGTCCGACCCGATCGAGGTCTGCCATCAGGTCCTGTCGGGGGCACACTCGAACTGA
- a CDS encoding PIG-L deacetylase family protein has product MEQLPEDWQRGIVIVAHPDDIEYGAAAAVARWTRQGKDIRYVLATSGEAGIAGLPPAESGPLREDEERASAKIVGVSEVEFLGHPDGRIVESLELRRDIAAAIRRHQPEMVVLFNFGDGWARGYANSADHRAVGRAALDAVSDAGNEWIFPEIAALPIWSPRWAAVCGVAEGSHAVDVSDTLEVAVESLAAHARYLAALSPDPVADQARAVIDMTCGPKEGFEAAHAVSFELFYFAG; this is encoded by the coding sequence ATGGAGCAGCTTCCCGAGGACTGGCAGCGCGGCATCGTCATCGTCGCGCATCCCGACGACATCGAATACGGTGCGGCGGCCGCTGTCGCGCGCTGGACGCGGCAGGGCAAGGACATTCGCTATGTGCTGGCCACCAGCGGCGAGGCGGGCATCGCGGGGCTGCCGCCCGCGGAATCCGGCCCGCTGCGTGAGGACGAGGAGCGAGCCAGCGCCAAGATCGTCGGAGTCAGCGAGGTGGAATTCCTCGGGCATCCGGATGGCCGCATTGTGGAGAGCCTCGAGCTGCGCCGCGACATCGCCGCCGCGATCCGCCGGCATCAGCCGGAGATGGTGGTGCTGTTCAACTTCGGTGACGGCTGGGCGCGCGGATACGCCAATAGCGCCGACCATCGCGCCGTCGGCCGCGCCGCCCTCGACGCCGTCTCCGATGCGGGCAACGAGTGGATCTTCCCGGAGATCGCCGCCCTGCCGATCTGGTCGCCGCGCTGGGCGGCCGTCTGCGGCGTCGCCGAGGGCAGCCACGCCGTGGATGTCAGCGACACCCTCGAGGTGGCGGTCGAATCCCTGGCCGCGCACGCCCGCTACCTGGCGGCCCTGAGCCCGGACCCGGTCGCCGACCAGGCCCGCGCCGTCATCGACATGACCTGCGGCCCCAAGGAAGGGTTCGAGGCCGCCCACGCGGTCTCCTTCGAGCTGTTCTACTTCGCGGGCTGA